The Sulfitobacter sp. SK011 genome has a window encoding:
- a CDS encoding electron transfer flavoprotein-ubiquinone oxidoreductase produces MAEIEREAMEYDVVIVGAGPAGLSAAIRLKQLDPDCNVVVLEKGSEVGAHILSGAVLDPCGIDALIPDWKEKGAPITVPVRKDNFYMLGEAGQLRIPNFPMPPLMNNHGNYIVSMGNVCRWMAEQAEALGVEIFPGMACSELVYGDKGEVKGVVAGVFGLEADGSYGENTEPGMELHGKYVFLSEGVRGSLSKQVIAKYGLDDGKEPQKYGLGMKEIWEIDPAKHSEGTVTHTMGWPLNSNAGGGSFIYHLENNQVYVGFVVHLGYKNPHLFPYMEFQRFKHHPMVAELLKGGKRVAYGARAITEGGYQSMPKMVAPGVALLGCSVGMVNVPRIKGNHNAMLSGKAAAEAAMAAIKADRSGDELSDYEADVRGGAIGADLKKVRNVKPLWSKYGLTASLVLGGIDMWTNTLGFSLMGTLKHGKSDAEATEEASKHKVIDYPKPDGKLSFDRLTNVAFSFTNHEESQPAHLTLKDASIPVEFNLPKYAGPSARYCPAGVYEFVEEAGKDTRFVINFQNCVHCKTCDIKDPAQNIVWTTPQGGDGPNYPNM; encoded by the coding sequence ATGGCTGAGATTGAACGCGAAGCGATGGAATATGACGTGGTGATCGTTGGTGCAGGTCCGGCGGGATTGTCTGCGGCGATCCGGCTCAAACAACTGGACCCCGATTGCAACGTTGTTGTGCTTGAGAAAGGCTCCGAAGTTGGCGCGCATATTTTGTCGGGTGCGGTTCTGGACCCCTGCGGCATTGATGCGTTGATCCCGGATTGGAAGGAAAAAGGTGCTCCAATCACGGTCCCGGTCCGGAAAGACAATTTCTATATGTTGGGTGAGGCCGGTCAGCTGCGCATCCCCAATTTCCCAATGCCGCCACTGATGAACAACCACGGCAATTATATCGTTTCGATGGGCAATGTGTGCCGTTGGATGGCCGAACAGGCAGAAGCGCTGGGCGTTGAGATTTTCCCCGGTATGGCCTGTTCCGAGCTGGTCTATGGCGACAAGGGCGAAGTCAAAGGGGTTGTTGCCGGCGTCTTTGGTCTTGAGGCTGATGGCAGCTATGGCGAGAACACTGAGCCGGGGATGGAATTGCACGGCAAATACGTTTTCCTGTCCGAGGGCGTGCGCGGGTCACTGTCTAAACAGGTGATCGCGAAATACGGGTTGGACGACGGCAAAGAGCCACAAAAATATGGCCTTGGCATGAAGGAAATCTGGGAGATTGACCCGGCTAAGCACAGCGAAGGCACTGTGACGCATACGATGGGCTGGCCATTGAACAGCAACGCAGGCGGCGGGTCTTTCATTTATCATCTTGAGAACAATCAGGTCTATGTCGGTTTCGTGGTGCACCTGGGGTATAAGAACCCGCATCTGTTCCCTTACATGGAATTCCAGCGTTTCAAACATCATCCGATGGTTGCCGAACTGCTGAAGGGTGGCAAGCGCGTGGCCTATGGCGCGCGTGCGATCACCGAAGGGGGCTATCAATCCATGCCCAAAATGGTGGCACCTGGTGTTGCGCTGCTGGGCTGCTCAGTGGGCATGGTCAACGTGCCGCGCATCAAGGGCAACCACAATGCAATGCTGTCTGGCAAGGCCGCAGCAGAGGCGGCAATGGCCGCGATCAAGGCCGATCGTTCAGGCGATGAATTGAGCGATTACGAAGCGGACGTGCGCGGCGGTGCCATCGGTGCAGATTTGAAAAAAGTGCGGAACGTCAAACCTTTGTGGAGCAAATATGGCCTGACAGCATCCTTGGTATTGGGTGGTATCGACATGTGGACCAACACGCTGGGCTTTAGCCTGATGGGCACGCTGAAGCATGGCAAATCCGATGCCGAAGCCACCGAAGAAGCAAGCAAGCACAAGGTCATCGACTATCCCAAACCCGATGGCAAACTATCGTTTGACCGCCTGACCAATGTTGCCTTCAGCTTTACCAATCACGAGGAAAGCCAGCCCGCGCATCTGACGCTAAAAGATGCTTCCATTCCGGTGGAATTCAATCTGCCGAAGTATGCAGGCCCCTCGGCGCGCTATTGCCCGGCGGGGGTCTATGAATTTGTGGAAGAAGCGGGCAAGGACACGCGGTTTGTGATCAACTTTCAAAACTGTGTGCATTGCAAAACCTGCGACATCAAAGACCCGGCGCAGAACATCGTCTGGACCACCCCTCAAGGTGGCGATGGGCCGAACTATCCGAACATGTAG
- a CDS encoding YdcH family protein, whose translation MALNGHLETLKRKHSAISEAVENAQRAPGVDDLEVATMKKEKLRLKEEITRLSN comes from the coding sequence ATGGCTCTCAACGGACATCTGGAGACCCTCAAGCGCAAGCATTCGGCAATAAGTGAGGCGGTCGAAAACGCCCAACGCGCACCCGGAGTGGACGATCTGGAAGTTGCGACGATGAAAAAAGAAAAATTGCGCCTGAAAGAGGAAATCACGCGCCTATCGAACTGA
- a CDS encoding DUF2927 domain-containing protein, which produces MRKVLSVVTVFALGLAVWLSGDAAADDISDARVIVTAKANTIKKWQYPPRVIVVHDRPVDRTAFADVTDFISSTTGLALEPPTFVEMTGHDTRFYTASRYAPRTTGPGRMTSDLLIAQQEDLSLTANIFVFMVSPPVASHFIALTLYGRSSANLPRAYVQGSGPCYFNVLSNAVSIHFGTILIAPDIDPAMQRACIYEEMVQAMGLMNDAENSAFFTFDNLAEDKPRDYDRRLLSALYDDQITNGDDVEKVLSLYAARQ; this is translated from the coding sequence ATGCGCAAGGTTCTTAGCGTAGTAACCGTGTTTGCACTTGGTCTGGCTGTCTGGTTAAGCGGCGATGCAGCAGCCGATGATATCAGCGACGCGCGTGTCATTGTGACTGCCAAGGCGAATACGATCAAGAAATGGCAATACCCGCCACGGGTGATTGTGGTGCATGATCGACCCGTGGATCGGACTGCTTTTGCAGACGTGACTGATTTCATCTCATCCACAACCGGGCTGGCGCTTGAGCCGCCAACCTTTGTAGAAATGACCGGTCACGACACGCGGTTCTACACCGCCTCACGCTATGCGCCACGCACAACCGGACCCGGAAGGATGACCTCTGATCTGCTGATCGCACAACAGGAAGATCTGAGCCTGACTGCCAATATTTTTGTATTCATGGTCTCGCCACCTGTCGCGTCGCATTTTATTGCACTCACGCTTTACGGTCGGTCCTCGGCCAACTTGCCGCGCGCCTATGTGCAGGGGTCAGGTCCGTGTTATTTCAATGTGTTGTCCAATGCGGTCAGCATTCATTTCGGCACGATCCTGATTGCACCTGACATTGACCCGGCGATGCAGCGGGCCTGCATCTATGAGGAAATGGTGCAAGCCATGGGGTTGATGAATGACGCGGAAAACTCAGCGTTTTTCACCTTTGACAATCTTGCTGAAGACAAACCGCGTGACTACGACCGCAGATTGTTGTCGGCGCTTTATGACGACCAGATCACCAATGGTGACGATGTCGAAAAAGTCCTGAGCCTCTACGCAGCCAGGCAATAA
- a CDS encoding polyprenyl synthetase family protein has product MKNDSAHKPHDRLAAYLVDDLAAVADIIRDRMASKHAPRIPEVTAHLVDAGGKRLRPMLTLAAARMCGYEGPYHVHLAATVEFIHTATLLHDDVVDESAQRRGRPTANLLWDNKSSVLVGDYLFSRSFQLMTETGSLDVLRILSNASATIAEGEVLQLTAAQNLATDEGIYLQVVRGKTAALFSAATEVGGVIAGAPEAHVKALFDYGDALGVAFQIVDDLLDYQGHSTAIGKNVGDDFRERKLTLPVIKAVAKADAEERAFWTRTIERGRQEDGDLEQALALLQKHGALTQTQDDALAWARKARAALDGLPDHEVRDMLSDLADYVVSRIN; this is encoded by the coding sequence ATGAAAAACGACAGCGCGCATAAACCTCATGACCGATTGGCGGCGTATCTCGTCGATGATCTGGCTGCGGTTGCTGATATCATTCGGGACCGCATGGCATCAAAACATGCGCCGCGTATTCCTGAGGTGACAGCGCATTTGGTCGACGCAGGTGGCAAGCGCCTGCGGCCGATGCTGACGTTGGCTGCGGCGCGGATGTGTGGCTATGAAGGCCCCTACCACGTGCATTTGGCCGCTACGGTCGAGTTCATTCATACTGCAACACTGCTGCATGATGACGTTGTGGACGAAAGCGCACAGCGCCGGGGCCGCCCGACGGCGAACCTTTTGTGGGACAACAAATCATCGGTGCTGGTCGGCGATTACCTGTTTTCGCGCAGCTTTCAGTTGATGACGGAAACCGGCTCGTTGGACGTGCTGCGCATTTTGTCCAATGCCTCTGCGACGATTGCCGAGGGTGAGGTGCTGCAACTTACCGCAGCACAGAATCTGGCAACAGATGAGGGTATCTATCTTCAGGTTGTACGCGGCAAAACTGCGGCCCTATTCTCAGCCGCGACCGAAGTCGGCGGTGTGATTGCCGGCGCACCGGAAGCCCATGTAAAGGCGCTTTTTGACTATGGTGATGCGCTGGGTGTGGCGTTCCAGATTGTCGACGATCTGCTAGATTACCAGGGGCATTCAACGGCCATTGGCAAGAACGTCGGTGACGATTTTCGCGAACGCAAACTGACGCTGCCGGTGATCAAAGCCGTTGCCAAAGCAGATGCAGAGGAACGTGCGTTCTGGACCCGCACCATTGAAAGAGGGCGTCAGGAGGACGGCGATCTGGAGCAGGCATTGGCGCTACTTCAAAAGCACGGCGCACTTACCCAGACGCAAGATGACGCATTGGCCTGGGCGCGCAAGGCACGCGCCGCGCTGGACGGCCTTCCTGATCATGAGGTGAGGGACATGTTATCCGATCTGGCGGACTATGTGGTCAGCCGGATCAATTAA
- a CDS encoding 4-(cytidine 5'-diphospho)-2-C-methyl-D-erythritol kinase has translation MSEPIKSVTVFAPAKINLTLHVTGQRADGYHLLDSLVVFASVGDRISVQEGTSLSITAEGPEAAAVPSDMNNLVLKIATLFPDMPGASFLLTKNLPVASGIGGGSADAAAAFRGLMAHRSGGVVDAEIYDPQHTPFAEKLLKLGADIPVCLRSVPTRMRGVGEILEPVPNLPQLFAVLVNPRVHVSTPEVFAALEAKENAQMPPQIPTFSSAQDFILWLSTQRNDLQDPARRLVPEIDAVIAELDACPECLLSRMSGSGATCFGLFTSLSDAERASSDISKRYPNWWVKPVKLGSMDKAALPELN, from the coding sequence ATGTCTGAACCCATCAAGTCGGTTACCGTTTTTGCCCCTGCAAAGATCAATCTAACGCTTCACGTCACAGGTCAACGCGCGGATGGCTACCATTTGCTCGACTCTTTGGTGGTTTTTGCCTCAGTCGGTGATCGCATTTCTGTGCAAGAGGGCACTTCGCTGTCGATCACGGCTGAAGGACCCGAGGCGGCGGCGGTGCCGTCAGACATGAACAATCTCGTGCTCAAGATCGCAACGCTTTTCCCGGATATGCCGGGCGCGTCATTCCTGCTGACCAAGAACCTGCCGGTGGCCTCTGGAATTGGGGGGGGATCGGCGGATGCGGCCGCCGCCTTTAGGGGCTTGATGGCGCACCGGAGCGGCGGTGTTGTGGATGCGGAAATCTATGACCCGCAGCACACGCCATTTGCAGAAAAACTGCTGAAACTGGGGGCTGATATTCCGGTGTGCCTGCGCTCGGTGCCGACGCGCATGCGGGGTGTCGGTGAGATACTGGAACCTGTCCCCAACCTGCCACAGCTGTTCGCGGTTCTCGTCAATCCGCGTGTGCATGTATCAACGCCGGAAGTTTTTGCAGCCTTGGAAGCCAAAGAGAATGCGCAGATGCCGCCGCAAATTCCAACATTCTCCAGTGCGCAGGATTTTATCTTGTGGCTGTCAACGCAGCGCAATGATCTGCAAGACCCGGCACGCCGACTGGTTCCAGAAATAGACGCGGTTATCGCGGAACTGGATGCTTGCCCTGAGTGCCTTTTGTCGCGCATGTCTGGGTCAGGCGCGACCTGTTTTGGTCTCTTTACCAGTCTTTCAGATGCGGAACGTGCGTCGAGCGACATCTCCAAGCGTTACCCAAACTGGTGGGTAAAACCCGTCAAATTGGGCAGTATGGACAAGGCTGCTCTGCCAGAGCTTAATTGA
- a CDS encoding tRNA1(Val) (adenine(37)-N6)-methyltransferase: MSGYRDSELTHDAFLGGQLHLLQPRQGYRAGVDAVLLAACVQAEAGQSVLELGCGVGAAILCLNARIPGLTLTGVEVLPQNAALARRNGGAALEVVTADLADMPLHVRQRQFDHVLANPPYFDRAASVSSNDPTREAAHGEHTPLHKWVKTAGKRLAPKGRAYFIHRAERLPDLIRALPPDLGSVEVLPLAPREGRRAELIILRARKNGRAAFRLLNTFVMHQGAAHGEDGDTYVPALRAVLRDGAALEF, translated from the coding sequence GTGAGCGGGTATCGCGACAGCGAATTGACGCATGACGCGTTTCTGGGCGGTCAACTGCATCTGCTTCAGCCGCGCCAGGGCTACCGTGCGGGCGTTGATGCGGTGCTGCTGGCGGCCTGCGTTCAGGCCGAAGCAGGGCAATCTGTACTGGAACTTGGTTGCGGTGTGGGAGCGGCGATCCTGTGCCTCAATGCGCGGATCCCCGGGCTGACATTAACAGGGGTCGAAGTGCTGCCTCAAAATGCCGCACTGGCACGGCGCAACGGTGGTGCCGCATTGGAGGTTGTGACAGCAGACCTTGCGGATATGCCCCTGCATGTGCGGCAGCGGCAGTTTGATCATGTGCTTGCAAACCCACCGTATTTTGATCGGGCCGCATCGGTATCATCAAATGATCCCACCCGGGAGGCGGCACATGGCGAACACACCCCTTTGCACAAGTGGGTCAAGACCGCCGGCAAACGTCTGGCACCCAAGGGACGTGCCTATTTCATTCACCGCGCAGAACGCCTGCCTGACCTGATCCGTGCGCTGCCGCCTGATCTGGGTTCCGTCGAAGTGTTGCCCCTGGCACCCCGAGAAGGGCGGCGCGCCGAATTGATCATACTGCGCGCCCGCAAAAACGGCCGCGCCGCGTTTCGGCTGCTGAACACCTTTGTCATGCATCAGGGTGCTGCGCACGGCGAGGATGGCGATACATATGTTCCTGCATTGCGTGCTGTTCTGCGGGACGGTGCAGCGCTGGAGTTTTAG
- the greA gene encoding transcription elongation factor GreA gives MEKIPMTRQGHTALETELKHLKSVERPAIIKAIAEAREHGDLSENAEYHSAKEKQSFIEGRVKELEGAISLADVIDPAKLSGAIKFGALVTLVDEETDEEKTYQIVGEYEAKIENGLLNIKSPIARALIGKEEGDSVTVRTPGGEKSYEVLKIVYA, from the coding sequence ATGGAAAAGATACCAATGACCCGGCAGGGGCATACTGCACTTGAGACCGAACTCAAGCACCTGAAATCCGTGGAACGCCCGGCCATCATCAAGGCAATCGCAGAAGCGCGCGAACACGGCGACCTGTCTGAAAATGCAGAATACCATTCCGCCAAGGAAAAGCAGTCGTTCATCGAAGGCCGCGTGAAAGAGCTGGAGGGTGCCATTTCTCTGGCCGATGTCATTGACCCTGCCAAGCTGTCCGGGGCGATCAAATTTGGCGCGCTTGTGACTTTGGTGGACGAAGAGACGGATGAAGAAAAGACCTATCAGATTGTGGGCGAATACGAGGCCAAGATCGAAAACGGTCTGCTTAACATCAAGTCCCCGATCGCGCGCGCGCTGATTGGCAAGGAAGAAGGCGATTCAGTGACTGTTCGCACGCCGGGGGGCGAAAAATCCTATGAGGTCCTCAAAATCGTTTACGCCTGA
- the soxR gene encoding redox-sensitive transcriptional activator SoxR: protein MAINDGLSIGALAARTGLAVSAIRYYEAQGLIKPWRNSGGQRRFERADLRRLSFVMIAQQFGFTLPQIKAELDRLPGGRTPTKADWARISEGFRAALDQRITTLTKLRDNLDGCIGCGCLSLEACALYNPTDKAHKKGQGPRYLMGDSPDP from the coding sequence ATGGCAATTAATGATGGGCTCTCTATTGGTGCACTGGCGGCGCGCACGGGCTTGGCAGTTTCGGCGATCCGGTACTACGAAGCGCAAGGGCTGATCAAACCTTGGCGCAACAGCGGGGGACAGCGGCGGTTTGAACGCGCCGATCTGCGCCGCCTCAGTTTTGTGATGATCGCGCAGCAGTTTGGATTCACCCTGCCACAGATCAAAGCAGAACTGGACCGATTGCCGGGCGGGCGCACGCCGACGAAAGCAGATTGGGCGCGGATCAGCGAAGGGTTTCGCGCAGCATTGGATCAGCGGATCACGACGCTGACCAAATTACGCGATAATCTGGATGGTTGTATCGGCTGCGGGTGTTTGAGCCTTGAGGCCTGCGCGCTTTATAATCCGACCGACAAAGCGCATAAAAAAGGGCAGGGGCCGCGGTATTTGATGGGTGACAGCCCCGATCCCTGA
- a CDS encoding VOC family protein — protein MTAQLEHANYTVSDPAATADWMQKLFGWHIRWEGNAIAGGHSKHVGTDTHYVALYTPGDATKPKYTSYEVTGGLNHIAVVVDDLDATERAIKQHGFVTGNHADYEPGRRFYFHDDDGIEYEVVQYD, from the coding sequence ATGACTGCGCAACTTGAACACGCAAACTATACTGTATCTGACCCTGCGGCGACCGCCGATTGGATGCAAAAACTATTTGGCTGGCATATCCGCTGGGAAGGCAACGCCATTGCTGGCGGACATTCAAAACATGTGGGGACCGACACGCATTATGTGGCGCTTTATACACCGGGTGATGCAACGAAACCAAAATACACCAGCTATGAGGTGACGGGCGGTCTCAACCATATCGCGGTCGTTGTTGACGATCTTGATGCAACCGAGCGGGCGATCAAGCAACATGGCTTTGTAACAGGCAACCACGCCGATTATGAACCTGGGCGCAGGTTCTATTTTCACGACGATGACGGCATCGAATATGAGGTAGTTCAATACGATTGA
- a CDS encoding tetratricopeptide repeat protein produces the protein MFRNVIGLATAIAITMSVSPPVHAQTAAGSYLAGRYASARSDYSEAARYYTQALARDPGNVELLESTALSYLSLGKIDKALPLARALEEKGQRSQVAHLVIIAGLGQQEDFAALLARDIDNEGVGPWVDGLIKAWAHMGAGDVTSAMAAFDALSNEAGMRGIVMYHKASALASVGDYEGAEAIFGAEDTGAANQTRRGVMARIEVLAQLDRREDALALLRDSFGDATDPELDQVIAALEGDGPVPFTHVRDAKEGMAEVFFTFAAVLKNEAAADYYVLLFSRIARYLRPDHIDALLLSAGLLESLEQYDLAIDEYKSIPADHPVYHAAELGRADALRRAGKDDQAIEVLEQLARSHGDLPAVHSTLGDVLRSQEDFAGAIIAYDKAIDLSTEGARARWVLYYSRGIAYERSGKGKESEDDFRAALALNPEQPQVLNYLGYSLVEQQRNLDEALDMIERAVAASPNSGYIVDSLGWVLYRLGRYDEAVEQMERAVELVAVDPVVNDHLGDVYWAVGRLREAEFQWSRALSFIKEDDTDTEADPDRIRRKIEVGLDVVLEEEGAPPLKVSNGN, from the coding sequence ATGTTTCGAAATGTAATCGGTCTGGCGACTGCGATAGCGATAACAATGTCGGTTTCGCCGCCGGTCCATGCGCAAACAGCGGCGGGTTCCTATCTTGCAGGTCGCTATGCGAGCGCGCGCAGCGACTATAGCGAAGCAGCCCGGTATTACACCCAGGCGCTGGCGCGCGATCCCGGCAATGTCGAACTGCTGGAAAGCACAGCGCTTTCCTATCTGTCGCTGGGTAAGATTGACAAAGCTTTGCCTCTGGCACGCGCGCTTGAAGAAAAAGGCCAGCGCAGCCAGGTGGCGCATCTGGTGATTATTGCTGGCCTTGGCCAGCAAGAAGATTTTGCCGCCCTGTTGGCGCGAGACATTGATAACGAGGGCGTTGGCCCATGGGTTGATGGATTGATTAAAGCCTGGGCGCACATGGGTGCAGGTGATGTGACCTCTGCGATGGCTGCTTTTGATGCGCTAAGCAACGAAGCCGGAATGCGGGGCATTGTGATGTACCACAAGGCCTCTGCACTCGCGAGCGTGGGCGATTATGAAGGGGCCGAGGCGATCTTTGGTGCCGAAGACACCGGTGCGGCAAACCAGACGCGGCGCGGCGTCATGGCGCGTATCGAAGTTCTGGCGCAACTGGATCGCCGTGAAGACGCGTTGGCCCTGTTGCGCGACAGCTTTGGCGACGCCACCGATCCTGAACTGGATCAGGTGATCGCAGCCCTTGAGGGCGATGGGCCTGTGCCTTTCACCCATGTAAGGGACGCCAAAGAGGGCATGGCAGAGGTGTTTTTTACCTTTGCTGCAGTCCTCAAGAACGAGGCGGCAGCAGATTATTACGTATTGCTGTTTTCGCGCATCGCGCGGTACCTGCGCCCGGACCACATTGATGCCTTGCTGCTGTCCGCAGGCCTGCTGGAGAGCCTTGAACAATACGATCTGGCAATTGACGAATATAAATCCATTCCGGCAGATCACCCCGTCTATCACGCGGCTGAACTGGGCCGCGCAGATGCACTGCGCCGGGCCGGTAAGGATGATCAGGCCATCGAGGTCTTGGAACAACTGGCCCGCAGCCATGGCGATTTGCCTGCCGTGCATTCGACATTGGGTGACGTCCTGCGCAGCCAGGAAGACTTTGCTGGCGCGATCATCGCCTATGACAAGGCAATTGACCTGTCCACAGAAGGGGCCCGCGCCCGCTGGGTTCTGTATTATTCGCGCGGAATTGCATACGAGCGGTCAGGCAAGGGCAAAGAATCCGAAGATGATTTTCGCGCGGCATTGGCCCTGAATCCTGAACAGCCGCAGGTCCTGAACTATCTTGGCTATTCGCTGGTTGAACAGCAACGCAATCTGGATGAAGCGCTGGATATGATCGAGCGTGCCGTCGCAGCAAGCCCAAATTCCGGGTACATCGTGGATTCATTGGGCTGGGTGCTGTACCGGCTGGGCCGCTACGACGAGGCCGTGGAGCAGATGGAGCGCGCGGTTGAACTGGTCGCAGTTGATCCGGTGGTAAATGATCATTTGGGCGACGTTTATTGGGCTGTTGGCCGCCTGCGCGAAGCAGAATTTCAATGGAGCCGTGCCCTGTCGTTCATCAAAGAGGACGATACCGATACCGAAGCAGACCCTGATCGCATTCGCCGCAAGATTGAGGTTGGACTCGATGTGGTGTTGGAGGAAGAAGGCGCGCCCCCATTGAAGGTCAGCAATGGCAACTGA
- a CDS encoding DUF2007 domain-containing protein has translation MKELLRSPDMTIIAFATALLKGEDIDCFEMDVNMSVLEGGIGIFPRRLMVRPDDHSAAVKVMLDNDIPLGM, from the coding sequence ATGAAGGAACTTTTGCGCAGCCCAGACATGACCATCATCGCCTTTGCAACCGCCCTTCTCAAGGGCGAGGATATAGACTGCTTTGAAATGGACGTAAACATGAGCGTGCTCGAAGGCGGCATCGGAATTTTCCCGCGTCGGTTGATGGTGCGTCCCGATGACCACAGCGCGGCGGTAAAAGTCATGCTCGATAATGACATCCCGTTGGGCATGTGA
- a CDS encoding transcriptional regulator GcvA, with protein sequence MTDRLPPLTALRAFDAAARHMSFALAAAELHVTPAALSFQIKSLEEHLGAPLFRRLNRAVELTEAGRALAPAASDGFQALAAGWRAAQRLQDHQTLTVTAGPAFTAKWLAPRLFDFAQSHPDIELRFSASLRIMDFNRDSIDVAIRFGLGPDPGLYSLPLADEWVVPVMTPEMARKYPTPQSLADAVLIVDESIDFLDPPIDWPTWFRAMDIDVMPNTGPRFSQGDHAIDAALAGVGVALGRRALVIKDLADGRLMAPFPKALPTGARFRFLCPEGTETRPQVQAFRTWILREIEKTAHIAQSFDLLDPPSK encoded by the coding sequence ATGACGGACCGTTTGCCCCCGCTTACCGCTTTACGTGCCTTTGACGCCGCTGCACGCCATATGTCGTTTGCTTTGGCCGCAGCAGAATTGCACGTGACGCCCGCTGCGCTCAGCTTTCAGATCAAATCGCTTGAGGAACATTTAGGTGCGCCCTTATTCCGGCGGCTCAACCGCGCCGTTGAACTGACAGAGGCAGGACGCGCCCTGGCCCCTGCGGCATCGGACGGATTTCAGGCGCTTGCAGCCGGTTGGCGCGCCGCGCAGCGCCTGCAGGATCATCAAACCCTCACGGTGACGGCTGGCCCCGCGTTCACCGCCAAATGGCTGGCACCGCGCTTGTTTGATTTTGCCCAATCACATCCGGACATAGAGCTGCGGTTTTCCGCGTCTTTGCGGATCATGGATTTCAACCGTGACAGTATTGATGTTGCTATTCGTTTTGGTCTGGGTCCAGATCCCGGACTATACTCTTTACCTTTGGCGGACGAATGGGTTGTGCCCGTCATGACCCCGGAAATGGCGCGGAAGTACCCAACACCACAAAGCCTTGCCGATGCGGTTTTGATTGTCGACGAATCGATAGATTTTCTTGATCCGCCGATCGATTGGCCCACGTGGTTTCGCGCCATGGATATCGACGTCATGCCAAATACCGGTCCGCGTTTTTCTCAGGGCGACCATGCCATTGATGCCGCGCTCGCAGGTGTCGGGGTGGCACTGGGCCGCCGCGCATTGGTGATCAAGGACCTCGCAGACGGGCGGTTGATGGCCCCCTTTCCAAAGGCACTGCCGACGGGGGCGCGGTTCCGGTTCTTATGTCCCGAAGGCACAGAAACGCGACCTCAGGTTCAGGCGTTCAGGACATGGATCTTGCGGGAAATTGAAAAAACGGCACATATTGCCCAAAGCTTTGACCTGTTGGATCCCCCCTCGAAATGA
- a CDS encoding DMT family transporter, giving the protein MTRRRATAVGFCAVLLWALLALFTVGSAPTPPFLLNTLCFGLGGTLGLIWAAATGALSSLRSVPLRVYLIGTLGLFGYHALYFSALRIAPAAEAGLIAYLWPLLIVLFSGLLPGETLRKGHVFGALLGFAGAALIITGGGTGFSGQHLPGYALAGLCAVTWSGYSVLSRSVGEIPTASVAVFCLASAALSLPLHLIWEETVLPATALGWAAIAGLGLGPVGLAFYVWDIGVKQGDIQLLGTASYAAPLLSTLVLVIAGVAAPSYLLLWAALLITGGAAIAARASFSK; this is encoded by the coding sequence ATGACTCGTCGCCGTGCCACCGCTGTTGGATTTTGCGCTGTGCTTTTATGGGCGCTGCTGGCGCTCTTTACGGTGGGCTCGGCCCCGACACCACCGTTCCTGCTCAACACCTTGTGCTTTGGTCTGGGTGGTACGCTGGGCCTGATCTGGGCCGCAGCGACCGGCGCGCTTTCCAGTCTGCGCAGCGTGCCGTTGCGCGTCTACCTCATTGGCACATTGGGCCTGTTTGGCTACCACGCCCTATATTTTTCGGCGCTGCGAATTGCGCCTGCGGCCGAGGCGGGGTTGATCGCGTATCTCTGGCCGTTGCTGATCGTCTTGTTTTCTGGCCTGCTGCCCGGCGAGACGTTGCGCAAAGGCCATGTCTTCGGTGCCCTGTTGGGCTTTGCGGGTGCTGCGCTGATCATCACGGGCGGCGGCACAGGTTTCTCTGGCCAACACTTGCCGGGCTATGCGCTAGCCGGGCTATGCGCAGTTACCTGGTCTGGCTATTCGGTCTTATCCCGAAGCGTCGGTGAAATCCCTACAGCGTCGGTTGCCGTATTCTGCCTCGCCTCCGCGGCCCTGTCACTGCCACTGCATCTGATCTGGGAAGAAACCGTGCTGCCCGCCACGGCATTGGGCTGGGCTGCGATCGCCGGCCTTGGCCTTGGCCCGGTTGGCCTTGCCTTTTATGTCTGGGATATTGGGGTAAAGCAGGGTGATATACAGCTTTTAGGCACCGCTTCCTATGCGGCACCCTTGCTGTCCACTCTGGTCCTCGTCATTGCAGGCGTCGCCGCGCCCAGCTATCTTCTGCTGTGGGCTGCTCTGCTGATCACCGGCGGTGCCGCGATTGCAGCACGCGCCAGCTTTTCCAAATAA